The following proteins are encoded in a genomic region of Arachis stenosperma cultivar V10309 chromosome 4, arast.V10309.gnm1.PFL2, whole genome shotgun sequence:
- the LOC130977099 gene encoding aldehyde dehydrogenase 22A1-like isoform X2 has protein sequence MRNIKDSNKMTQRIILMHRASYCKVREQVEKVRKAQKMWAKTSFKQRRQFLRILLKYIIKHQALICEISSRDTGKTMVDASLGEIMTTCEKIHWLLSEGEKWLKPEYRSSGRSMLHKSARVEFHPLGVIGAIVSWNYPFHNIFNPMLAALFSGNGIVIKISENASWSGCFYFRIIQSALAAIGAPEDLVEVITGFGETGEALVSSADKVIFVGSPGVGKMIMRGASETLIPVTLELGGKDAFIVCEDVDVDHVAQIAVRAVLQSSGQNCAGAERFYVHRSIYSSFVSKVTQIIKSVTAGPPLAGRYDMGALCMHEHSEKLEGLVNDAIDKGAEIVARGSFGPIGGDAVDQYYPPTVIVNVNHSMRLMQEEAFGPIMPIMKFSSDEEVVKLANDSRYGLGCAVFSGNQSHAREIASQIHCGFAAVNDFAATYMCQSLPFGGVKHSGFGRFGGAEGLRACCLVKAVVEDRWWPYIKTVIPKPIQYPVAENAFEFQESLVEALYGLSIWDRLKALVSVLKVLTEQHSTNSSKLK, from the exons ATGAG AAACATTAAGGACAGCAATAAGATGACCCAAAGGATAATATTGATGCACAGAGCAAGTTATTGCAAA GTCAGGGAGCAAGTGGAAAAAGTGCGGAAAGCCCAAAAAATGTGGGCAAAGACCAGCTTCAAGCAAAGACGCCAATTCTTGCGTATACTTTTGAAGTATATAATAAAACATCAAGCGCTTATATGCGA AATATCTTCGCGTGATACTGGAAAGACAATGGTGGATGCCTCTTTGGGAGAAATAATGACAACATGTGAGAAGATCCATTGGCTACTGTCAGAGGGTGAGAAGTGGCTGAAACCTGAATACCG ATCCAGTGGAAGATCAATGCTTCATAAGAGTGCTAGAGTAGAATTTCACCCCCTTGGTGTTATTGGTGCCATTGTGTCATGGAACTATCCGTTCCACAATATTTTCAACCCTATGTTGGCAGCACTTTTTTCTGGAAATGGCATTGTGATTAAG ATATCAGAAAACGCGAGTTGGTCTGGGTGCTTTTACTTCCGAATCATCCAGTCAGCACTTGCTGCCATAGGTGCTCCAGAGGACCTTGTTGAGGTGATAACAGG ATTTGGTGAAACAGGAGAAGCATTGGTGTCTTCTGCTGATAAAGTCATTTTTGTTGGATCACCTGGTGTTGGCAAGATG ATAATGAGAGGTGCTTCCGAGACACTTATACCTGTTACACTTGAGCTTGGTGGAAAAGATGCATTTATTGTTTGTGAAGATGTAGATGTGGACCAT GTTGCTCAAATTGCTGTCAGGGCTGTTCTTCAGTCAAGTGGGCAGAACTGTGCTGGAGCTGAACGTTTTTATGTCCACAGGAGCATATATTCATCTTTTGTCAGTAAAGTTACACAAATTATAAAATCTGTTACAGCT GGTCCACCACTAGCTGGAAGGTATGACATGGGTGCTCTATGCATGCATGAGCATTCTGAAAAACTTGAAGGCCTTGTCAATGATGCTATAGATAAAGGTGCTGAAATTGTTGCAAGAGGAAGTTTCGGGCCTATTGGTGGAGATGCAGTTGATCAGTATTACCCCCCAACTGTGATTGTTAATGTGAATCACTCCATGAGATTGATGCAAGAAGAG GCATTTGGACCAATCATGCCAATAATGAAATTCAGCTCTGATGAAGAGGTTGTCAAGCTTGCAAATGACTCAAGATATGGGCTTGGCTGTGCTGTTTTCTCAGGCAATCAGAGCCATGCCAGAGAGATAGCTTCGCAGATACATTGTGGCTTTGCTGCTGTTAATGATTTTGCAGCAACATATATGTGTCAG TCCCTCCCATTTGGGGGTGTCAAACACAGTGGATTTGGACGATTTGGTGGTGCAGAAGGTTTGCGAGCATGCTGCCTTGTAAAAGCTGTTGTTGAAGATAGATGGTGGCCATACATAAAAACCGTGATACCTAAGCCTATTCAG TATCCTGTAGCAGAAAATGCCTTCGAATTTCAGGAGTCACTAGTTGAAGCACTATATGGTCTCAGCATATGGGACCGTTTGAAAGCATTGGTAAGCGTTTTAAAAGTACTTACTGAGCAGCATTCTACCAACAGCAGTAAGTTGAAATGA
- the LOC130977099 gene encoding aldehyde dehydrogenase 22A1-like isoform X1: MAFWWSLLVLALAFAIGKFLLWLIPPKVPSIDVDASDVLDDGNQAQENSFIYVPPRGAAQQSGTKVQCYEPATMKYLGYVPALTPDEVREQVEKVRKAQKMWAKTSFKQRRQFLRILLKYIIKHQALICEISSRDTGKTMVDASLGEIMTTCEKIHWLLSEGEKWLKPEYRSSGRSMLHKSARVEFHPLGVIGAIVSWNYPFHNIFNPMLAALFSGNGIVIKISENASWSGCFYFRIIQSALAAIGAPEDLVEVITGFGETGEALVSSADKVIFVGSPGVGKMIMRGASETLIPVTLELGGKDAFIVCEDVDVDHVAQIAVRAVLQSSGQNCAGAERFYVHRSIYSSFVSKVTQIIKSVTAGPPLAGRYDMGALCMHEHSEKLEGLVNDAIDKGAEIVARGSFGPIGGDAVDQYYPPTVIVNVNHSMRLMQEEAFGPIMPIMKFSSDEEVVKLANDSRYGLGCAVFSGNQSHAREIASQIHCGFAAVNDFAATYMCQSLPFGGVKHSGFGRFGGAEGLRACCLVKAVVEDRWWPYIKTVIPKPIQYPVAENAFEFQESLVEALYGLSIWDRLKALVSVLKVLTEQHSTNSSKLK; encoded by the exons ATGGCGTTCTGGTGGTCCTTGCTCGTTCTCGCACTCGCTTTCGCCATCGGCAAGTTCCTCCTCTGGCTCATTCCTCCTAAGGTTCCTTCCATCGATGTTGACGCTTCTGATG TTTTAGACGATGGAAACCAAGCTCAGGAGAACAGCTTCATATAT GTACCTCCAAGGGGAGCGGCACAGCAATCTGGCACTAAAGTTCAGTGCTATGAGCCTGCTACCATGAAGTATTTGGGATATGTTCCTGCTTTGACCCCAGATGAG GTCAGGGAGCAAGTGGAAAAAGTGCGGAAAGCCCAAAAAATGTGGGCAAAGACCAGCTTCAAGCAAAGACGCCAATTCTTGCGTATACTTTTGAAGTATATAATAAAACATCAAGCGCTTATATGCGA AATATCTTCGCGTGATACTGGAAAGACAATGGTGGATGCCTCTTTGGGAGAAATAATGACAACATGTGAGAAGATCCATTGGCTACTGTCAGAGGGTGAGAAGTGGCTGAAACCTGAATACCG ATCCAGTGGAAGATCAATGCTTCATAAGAGTGCTAGAGTAGAATTTCACCCCCTTGGTGTTATTGGTGCCATTGTGTCATGGAACTATCCGTTCCACAATATTTTCAACCCTATGTTGGCAGCACTTTTTTCTGGAAATGGCATTGTGATTAAG ATATCAGAAAACGCGAGTTGGTCTGGGTGCTTTTACTTCCGAATCATCCAGTCAGCACTTGCTGCCATAGGTGCTCCAGAGGACCTTGTTGAGGTGATAACAGG ATTTGGTGAAACAGGAGAAGCATTGGTGTCTTCTGCTGATAAAGTCATTTTTGTTGGATCACCTGGTGTTGGCAAGATG ATAATGAGAGGTGCTTCCGAGACACTTATACCTGTTACACTTGAGCTTGGTGGAAAAGATGCATTTATTGTTTGTGAAGATGTAGATGTGGACCAT GTTGCTCAAATTGCTGTCAGGGCTGTTCTTCAGTCAAGTGGGCAGAACTGTGCTGGAGCTGAACGTTTTTATGTCCACAGGAGCATATATTCATCTTTTGTCAGTAAAGTTACACAAATTATAAAATCTGTTACAGCT GGTCCACCACTAGCTGGAAGGTATGACATGGGTGCTCTATGCATGCATGAGCATTCTGAAAAACTTGAAGGCCTTGTCAATGATGCTATAGATAAAGGTGCTGAAATTGTTGCAAGAGGAAGTTTCGGGCCTATTGGTGGAGATGCAGTTGATCAGTATTACCCCCCAACTGTGATTGTTAATGTGAATCACTCCATGAGATTGATGCAAGAAGAG GCATTTGGACCAATCATGCCAATAATGAAATTCAGCTCTGATGAAGAGGTTGTCAAGCTTGCAAATGACTCAAGATATGGGCTTGGCTGTGCTGTTTTCTCAGGCAATCAGAGCCATGCCAGAGAGATAGCTTCGCAGATACATTGTGGCTTTGCTGCTGTTAATGATTTTGCAGCAACATATATGTGTCAG TCCCTCCCATTTGGGGGTGTCAAACACAGTGGATTTGGACGATTTGGTGGTGCAGAAGGTTTGCGAGCATGCTGCCTTGTAAAAGCTGTTGTTGAAGATAGATGGTGGCCATACATAAAAACCGTGATACCTAAGCCTATTCAG TATCCTGTAGCAGAAAATGCCTTCGAATTTCAGGAGTCACTAGTTGAAGCACTATATGGTCTCAGCATATGGGACCGTTTGAAAGCATTGGTAAGCGTTTTAAAAGTACTTACTGAGCAGCATTCTACCAACAGCAGTAAGTTGAAATGA